A stretch of Aphelocoma coerulescens isolate FSJ_1873_10779 chromosome 1A, UR_Acoe_1.0, whole genome shotgun sequence DNA encodes these proteins:
- the GPR22 gene encoding G-protein coupled receptor 22, which translates to MCFSPVLEVNMQSESNITVRDAIDDIDTNMYQPLSYPLSFQVSLTGFLMLEIVLGLGSNLTVLVLYCMKSNLINSVSNIITMNLHVLDVIICVGCIPLTIVILLLSLESNTALICCFHEACVSFASVSTAINVFAITLDRYDISVKPANRILTMGRAVILMTSIWIISLFSFLIPFIEVNFFSLQSASTWENKTLLCVSTNEYHTELGMYYHILVQIPIFFFTVIVMLITYTKILQALNIRIGTRFTTGQKKKNRKKKTISLTTQHETTDVSHSSAGKNVVFGVRTSVSVIIALRRAVKRHRERRERQKRVFRMSLLIISTFLLCWTPISVLNTTILCLGPSDLLVKLRLCFLVMAYGTTIFHPLLYAFTRQKFQKVLKSKMKKRVVSIVEADPMPNNAVIHNSWIEPKRNKKITFEDNEVRQKCLVPQVVTD; encoded by the coding sequence ATGTGTTTCTCCCCCGTTCTGGAAGTCAACATGCAGTCTGAATCTAACATTACAGTCCGAGATGCCATTGATGACATCGATACCAACATGTACCAACCACTGTCATATCCATTAAGCTTTCAAGTTTCTCTCACTGGATTTTTGATGTTAGAAATTGTTTTGGGACTTGGCAGCAACCTCACCGTGCTGGTACTTTACTGTATGAAATCCAACTTAATCAATTCTGTCAGTAACATAATTACAATGAACCTTCATGTACTTGATGTAATAATTTGTGTGGGATGTATTCCTCTAACTATAGTTATCCTTCTGCTTTCACTGGAGAGTAACACTGCTCTCATCTGCTGCTTCCATGAGGCTTGTGTCTCTTTTGCAAGTGTTTCAACTGCAATCAACGTCTTCGCTATCACCCTGGACCGATACGACATCTCCGTAAAACCTGCTAATCGAATCCTGACCATGGGAAGGGCTGTGATATTAATGACATCAATATGGATCATctcacttttttccttcctgattCCTTTCATTGAAGTCAACTTTTTCAGTCTTCAAAGTGCAAGTACTTGGGAAAATAAGACACTTCTGTGTGTGAGTACAAATGAGTACCACACTGAACTAGGAATGTACTACCACATTCTCGTTCAGATTCCAATATTCTTCTTCACTGTTATAGTAATGCTAATTACATACACCAAAATACTCCAGGCCCTAAATATTCGGATTGGTACAAGATTTACAACgggacaaaagaagaaaaacagaaagaaaaaaactatttctttgACCACTCAGCATGAGACTACAGATGTGTCCCACAGCAGTGCAGGCAAAAATGTCGTCTTTGGTGTAAGGACTTCTGTGTCTGTCATAATTGCTCTACGCCGAGCTGTAAAACGGCACCGGGAGCGACGAGAAAGGCAAAAGAGAGTCTTCAGAATGTCCCTTCTGATTATCTCAACATTCCTTCTCTGCTGGACACCCATCTCTGTTTTAAACACCACTATCTTATGTTTGGGCCCAAGTGACCTTTTGGTAAAGTTGAGATTATGTTTTCTAGTAATGGCATATGGAACAACTATATTTCACCCTCTACTTTACGCATTCACAAGGCAAAAGTTTCAGAAAGTTCTGAAAAGTAAGATGAAAAAGCGAGTTGTTTCAATAGTGGAAGCAGATCCCATGCCAAATAATGCTGTAATACACAACTCATGGATAGAGCctaaaaggaacaaaaagatTACCTTTGAAGACAACGAAGTAAGGCAGAAATGTTTAGTACCTCAGGTTGTCACTGACTAG